Genomic segment of Colletotrichum destructivum chromosome 5, complete sequence:
ACGGCATGGCTTGCCAGTTCATGTACAATACGAGAAGAAGTTGGTTTGGGTTGAGTGAGGGAAGTTTGATTATGTGAACAATGTGGCGTAAGGTAGGCGCCCAACCACATCATGTAAAATTGCATTTTCCTGGTTGGTCTGACTAGAAGTAAAGGGTTCTCGGTCTTTTATCACCTGCAAGGCACACCGGACAGCCATGCTCTGTTGAAGGCTGATTTCTGGTTCTTGGCGGGCCGGTTTGGGCCTGAGTCAGCCAGCTGGCCGTCCTctgtgtgtttgtgtgtatgtatctctctttctctctttgTAAGTGTGTAGATGCGTGCATGTGGGACAGGCCAGCTCATCGGGGTTGACCGGCTCTCGCCGGAGACCCTTCTCGTCTGTTTTCCCCTGGCGGGACCTGCATGGCTCCGtacacccaccaccccctgTCGTCCGGTCTTGCGCTCGGCCCCGATCCGGACGGGATGTGGAGAATTGTGGTGCTGTTGAAGCTGGGCCTCTTTTTGTTTTACATTCACCTAGCCTTCTTGGTGTCCTTGCCGGCGGCACGCTCGCGGTCCCTCTTGGCATAGATGCCGGCGGTGAAGGGGTTCTCGTAGCTCAGGGCAACTTGGTAGACGATGTAGACCCAAACGGTCAGCAGGATGCCGGCGGGCTTGCCGTAGATGAGAGCGGCGCCAAGGAAGCTCATTGTGGAGCCATTGTACATCGGGGCATCGGTGATGTTGAAGGGGAAGCCAGTCACAATGCTGTCCATGAGGATGCCGAAGTAGTCACCAAGGAAGGTGCCGGTGATGCCCAGCTGCCACGTCGAAGAGAGAACGAGAACGTTGCCACAGGCCACGAGGGCATATCCGACATAGGTCACCGCATCGGACGAGAGTAGAGGGTGGGCGGGTTGGAAGCGAAGGGCGCGTTCGTAGAGGAGGTCACGGAAGATGCCGAGAGAAAAGATAGTGACGGCCAGGCCGTAGCAGGCGATCTGAGAGCGTCCACCAAAGAGCTTTGTGAGGACCTTGTTCTTGTACTCTGGAGAGTCGGGTTAGACGATGGCTACAGGGTCAAGGCGGCAGCAGTCTCACGAACCTTGTCTCGCAACGATGCTACGCAGCTGTCAGCACACCACTCGACGGGGGAGCTGTGTGTTTGGGAAGGATTACTTACTTCCAGAACAGGGGGTTGAATgcaatggcggcggcagaaACTGTGTGTAGCAAGCAGGTTAGCGAgagcgtcgacgagatggataagaagacgagaaggacgagaaaGGCCCAAGCTCCGCGAGGACGACATGACGTACCGAACAAGCTCTTCTGATTGAAGTCGACCAGGGCCTTGCTTTCGATCTCGACAGGCGCCATGATTGGGATCGGGTTCCGGAGAGTGATAGAGTCGGATGGTTGAAGCGATTCGGAGTTTTTCGTGtctttatttttattttgttctcctcctcgggcaAAAACTGAGCTCTTTTGGAAAGAAGCGTTGAGGACAGACAGGCGTAGGAAGAAGAGTTGAGAGCATTTGCTTGCTTGTGACAGAAGCTTTGCTCCACCCCAAGTATTTATGTTAGTGGAGACACCTGGCCATAGCGTCTCATCATAACGCTGTAATGCTGCAATGCATGGGTGCaccttctttttcttcgtGGGCAGACGGGGCGGGGGGTTTCGGCGGCCTTCAGGGGGAGGAAAGAGAGCCTGGGAGTGAAGTGGAGGGCTGGGGTAAGGACAGCCCTCCGCGCCGTCGCTATGCGATCGCTTGGCACGGTAGCCCAAGAACGTGGAAGTGGCGAGGCGAGTCCCTTTCTGTGGAACTCCATACACGTACAGATACACCCGTGACAGCCGAATTCTTCAACCGGGAAAACCCTTCTGCCACAGCGATGCGACAAACACCCGGCAAATAGACAAGTACAAAAAGCCGATACAGGTTAAACAGGAACACAATGACTTGTCAACAACCGTTCAAGGATGCGTCATCTCATTCTACTATAGGGAGAAACAATACGCACCGCCTGGACAAAAAACGCACGCAATATGGGGGTATCAACCGCATCCTCAAAACACCCGCCCGGAACACACGCACACTGAACTATTCATTCCCTCGGAGCAGGCCAGGCCGGGCCAAgccaacaacatcaccaacGTCAACAACACCCGGGCACCGCATCACCTGCGATTCCTAGTCTTCTTGGCCACGGTACCCgtgtcttcttcctcgtcgtcctggccCTTCTTGAGGTCCTCCGTCAGTCCCCACTCCTCCTTGTCGTACCAGTCTTCGCCGTCCGACATGTCCCGGTTCGCTCCGCTATGCGCCTCCGCCTTGGACCACTGAAGTACAGTCTTGCGCAACCGGTTAGCCTTGAGGAGGCCTTCGTGCAGTTTCATGGCTCCACGGCAGacctcctcctgcttctgcACGTAGAGCGCGAGCAGCCGCCGGAtatcctcggcctcggcctccggAAGACCCACATCCCGGTCTGGCCGAGCgttgggcggcggccggaaGAACGGGTGCACGAATGTCTCGTCCACCGTCTCCGATGCTATTGACGGCGCGTGCGTTCCGTTGCGTTCCGCTACCTCTGCTCCAGGTTGCGATGAAGGTGCCGCCTGGCCCTCATGCATCTCGATGTCAACAGCCTTTTGCTTCTGTTTCCTATCGGCAATACTCTCCTCTTGTCCTGTTTTCGGGGCCGTGGAGCTCTTCAGTACCTGGCCGTTCGTTGGCCGCGATGCCTCGCCAGCGGTATGTGTGTCCTCTGTTGACTTTTCAGACGCCTGCTTCCGGGCTTCCCCCTTGTCTGAGCCTGCATCGGTCATGGCAATGTCTCCGTCGCTGCTCTGCTTATCACCCGAGGATTCGCCGTTCGTGCCGTTTGGCGCTTGCTCCAGTCTCGCATTGCCGCTCGGTGTTCCGGACGAAGCATCGTCGAATCCGCCGGCGACAGGCGCCTTCGTCTTGCGCGAGTAGCCGCGCTCCACATAGTCGGTAGAGTAAAGATCAGCATCGTCGGGCCCGACCATCGCACCGCACGGCACCCATGTGTAATCGCCGCAGAGTCTCGTGAAGAGGTGCCTGACTCTCCACAAAGACGCGTTTTCCTTGCGTCGCACTTCGCAGCTTTGCTCGGCGATCTCGTCTAACGTCTTGGCAGTGAAGGGTTTGGAGAGAGTGGGATGACTGGGGAGGTCGGTCGAGACAGTCAACGGAGCTAGGATCTCTGGAACGGGGGTCAGCCACGTCACTACGGTGTTGGCCAGAGAACAACTAACGCTCAATCCGAATGTTGGCGTAGGGGTCGAGCTcggtggccgaggagacggccTCCTGGATGCgctcctcatcatcgtcgctgtCAATCTCGTATCCCTCTTCGTCCACGATGGGTGGGTTACGGCTGATTATCGTGCGCTGCTGTCCGGCGTAGTCGATGATCTGCAACGGTCAGTCTGAATTGAGGGGTGGCATTGACCAGCGCATGGAGAGAGGCGCGCGACGCACTTCGTTGTAGACTTCGGGGCCAGAGGGCGGCGCCAGTTGGCCCtggtgggagaagagggcaCGCTTTTTAAGCTTGTGGCCGCGATTCCCGTAGTGGTCAATCTCATCATCCGAGTCGGATTCTGCCAGTGTGCTTGTCAGAAGTGCGAGCTACgggcaagggcgacgacaaggtcgagaagggagggggggtcgGGCGCTTACCGTAGCTTTTCCGCTTGAGGGCCTTTTTCATAGCGGCCACCGTCTCAGAAAAAAGAATCTGTTGTGTCGCCAttgtgttgtgttgtctTTTGCTCCTGGCGTTGTGCCGGAGCGATCGCGGCGGGAAGGAGGTCGTCCGGTCGGCACCGAGGAAgagacgagaacgagaaggacgagggTACGATGAGGTCGGTGGGAATTTTCGAACAGAGAAACCAAATGCTTCAGAGAATTTTGGTCGGGGGAGGATTCGCGGCGAGACGGGATCGCAAGGAAGTCATTTACGAGGTCGGGAGAAGCaggtggtgtggtgtgggaAGAGGTGTAGAATGGGTAGCCCTCAATTTCTGCGCGCAATCATTGGGAcgaggcgggaggaggagcacTACGCGGGCGGCAAGGCTGTCTCTCCTGGTCCCAGGCTTGCCAGGGCATCATTCCGATCCTTCAGGGCACTTTGGCCATCCATGGCTCGCTGTGAGTTCCAATGTGAGTGAGCGCGGTGGGCCATGACCGCATCTGGCGGCTGAGCCAATGAGAagccaccgcctcggcgcccacTTTACCCGATGCCGAGATGTTCTGCCACCAGTAGCAGCAGCTGTCCAGGGGTACCCACCCACCTACTGTTGAAGTCACTGCAGTGCGATTTGAGCGTAGTGGGCTGGGATCGCTGGAAAGGAGCTTGCGATAAGTTATCCGTAGGTAGAGGTAGAAAGTACCTATGACATGTACTCCGTACTCTGCTCCAGACCGGACCACTTGCGAATGAGACCCTTGTTTGCGCGATTCCCACTCGAATGAAGctcccctcccacctcgCGATAATTCACCGTCCTTCTTCGCTGCGTCTTTTCTCGCTGCCGACATCTGATATCCCAGTTCCGGCGACCATGATCCCTTAAGAACCACGTGCGTATTTGTGCTCTACGAGTCGCCCAAGGTACTTGCTGCTGACCTGCCGACCAGAGCTTTGTGATACGGCCGACTCCCGCGAACCGAATAGACGTCTTTCAGGTCGTCCACCCATTGTATACTAGAAAATCTCGAAAATGGACGGATACCCTGTTGGAAGCCTGGACCACAACATCCCGTACATTGTTCTTGCGGGTCTCGCATCAGGCCTTGCTAGAGACCTACCTTTGAACGCAGAGCTCCGAGACCAGGCCCTTCTCGTTCGGTCAGAACTGCCGAGCATAGAAAGCCAGGATGCCGAAGCCTTGAGAGACTACGTCGTGCGCCAGGATGGAAGAAACCGTCCATGGAATGGGAGGGACAGTGGGAAACCGTACAAGCTGCGCGTCACCGTGGCTGGTCGAGTACGGCGTATACCATCCAGATGCGTCATGTTAAGACTCGACTAACCATCGAATAGTCCCTTGTTCTTCCTCCCCGTCGCGCCCGGCTTCCAGAGGGCGTCGATGCTCCCGCGACCCCCGCCGTCTTGCACTCGCCGTTTTCACCCCTCAGCCCTGTATCGCCCTTATATCCCGACGGCTTGATGAATACGGATTGGCTCCAGAAGCACGAGGACATGGTGCCCAGCGTCTATGTGTCGTTTTACA
This window contains:
- a CDS encoding Putative phospholipid methyltransferase, which translates into the protein MAPVEIESKALVDFNQKSLFVSAAAIAFNPLFWNIVARQEYKNKVLTKLFGGRSQIACYGLAVTIFSLGIFRDLLYERALRFQPAHPLLSSDAVTYVGYALVACGNVLVLSSTWQLGITGTFLGDYFGILMDSIVTGFPFNITDAPMYNGSTMSFLGAALIYGKPAGILLTVWVYIVYQVALSYENPFTAGIYAKRDRERAAGKDTKKAR
- a CDS encoding Putative transcriptional regulatory protein Rxt2, whose product is MATQQILFSETVAAMKKALKRKSYESDSDDEIDHYGNRGHKLKKRALFSHQGQLAPPSGPEVYNEIIDYAGQQRTIISRNPPIVDEEGYEIDSDDDEERIQEAVSSATELDPYANIRIEQILAPLTVSTDLPSHPTLSKPFTAKTLDEIAEQSCEVRRKENASLWRVRHLFTRLCGDYTWVPCGAMVGPDDADLYSTDYVERGYSRKTKAPVAGGFDDASSGTPSGNARLEQAPNGTNGESSGDKQSSDGDIAMTDAGSDKGEARKQASEKSTEDTHTAGEASRPTNGQVLKSSTAPKTGQEESIADRKQKQKAVDIEMHEGQAAPSSQPGAEVAERNGTHAPSIASETVDETFVHPFFRPPPNARPDRDVGLPEAEAEDIRRLLALYVQKQEEVCRGAMKLHEGLLKANRLRKTVLQWSKAEAHSGANRDMSDGEDWYDKEEWGLTEDLKKGQDDEEEDTGTVAKKTRNRR